The window ATCCCGGTGAAGGAAAAGGAAGGGCGGCTGGGAGCGCTCCGATCGGGAGCGCCAAACAGGAGGACGCCATGTCGTCCCGACCCGCGTCGAACATCCGTGAATTCGCCCCTGCGCCAGCCTCGACCGTGGAGGACGGCGACCTTGACCTTCTGGCGGCGATCCTTTCGCGAACCCAGTCTCCAGCCGCCAGCCGGGCCGCCGCCGCCGATCTGATCGCGGACTTCGGAGGGCTGGCCGACGTCGCCGCGGCTGATGAAGCCGCCCTGCTTCGTGCCGGCCTCGCGACGGCCGCGGTCGCCGATCTCCTACGGATCCGGGCGCTGGCGGTGGCCATGGCGAGGGCGGAGGCCTGCCATCGACCGGTCCTGTCGTCATGGACCGCCCTGACGACCTATCTCCGCGCAGATATGGCCCATGCGCCTCGCGAGCAGTTTCGCGTCCTCTACCTCGACCGCCGCAACATCCTGATGAAGGACGAAGGGCGCGCTGACGGCCCCAACAACACCATCCTCGACAACTGCGCCGTCTACACCGCCTTCGCCGCCCTTGACCCCCTGACCCAGGACAAGGTGTCGAAAATGACCGGCGTCGTTCTCGAGACCCGGACAGGGCGGAGCGGCCCGGC of the Brevundimonas pondensis genome contains:
- a CDS encoding type IV secretory system conjugative DNA transfer family protein, with translation MSSRPASNIREFAPAPASTVEDGDLDLLAAILSRTQSPAASRAAAADLIADFGGLADVAAADEAALLRAGLATAAVADLLRIRALAVAMARAEACHRPVLSSWTALTTYLRADMAHAPREQFRVLYLDRRNILMKDEGRADGPNNTILDNCAVYTAFAALDPLTQDKVSKMTGVVLETRTGRSGPAGFGAGRSSVSRSQTERPLLEPGEVRGLPDEEQIVFAAGVRPLRARKLRYDAVQPFRSRALAAAPDQAARLDTPGAPPHPWSGRRGFGEDASAVLPLFKEAAAAMDDRKAAAQMAEAYNEMFRGLAAQKAVLDHMQGGRDG